tgaatatgtatttattacagCCACTGTCCACTGTCCAAGGCTTTAGCCAGGTGGAAGGTCGAAGGCTCGTCCATTCGatattagtaaaatttgtgtttatcgGGCGGGCTAAGCAGGAAGTGGGCTTGCGGGTGAGCTTAACGGACTTAATGGGAGTCTAAGTATAGtatagctattaaaatttcataaaaaatatgtcttatcTAATTATTAGATAGATGATAGGTGAATTAGATAGGTGATCTTATATCGTCTCTTAGactaattgtttttcaaatttttcggtATATTCTAACCTCTAGTATCGTCCAGATAAAACTTGAAAACATGTACAATTTTACTGACagctcaatatttttttaaatattataatgaatttcgaaaatacATAGGAAGAAATATGATTTGATGGTGGACGCGAcgggaaaaataatttaaaaaatttttataaacaatttattaaatcacaatagatcaaaatatacttttctGTAACAGGTGAACTTGATAAAATGAAAGACCCtgtacaaaaaatgttaataataattacaaaaacgtAAAACAAGaacgttttataattaataataaattgttacgTAAATTGTCGTCACATCATCAACAAGAGCACAGAGCAGTGTTCTTCAGAGAGTACAGTAAGTTTGAACCTTCTAAGTATGTTACATGTTCAGTATGTTTTTCCTTAtaatatgtgtaatgtgtatgCGTAAATGCGTTGTTGTTGCGTAGTTTAGCGTTCTTCTAGGTATCTgtcttgttattattttgtttatttatattttacattttatatttaaattaggaaattatattttaattaaaaattcattgtatatttcataattaacataattatattttatacattttaacattcatattaataataaacataattatatctattttaaataatattatgattgtaTGACGAAATTTTACCAACAAAACTCTGTAAGGACAAAACAAACAAtacagtttattaaaattaagttcttatctttacttcaaaaaaattgacattaactGAAATTAAAAGCAATATACACCtcgttttttcaaataaactagCACGGCAAAGCACAATGTGGGTCGCAGCTTTTGGAGAAGACGCTACATTAGTGATGCAAGATGAAGCTCAGTTTATGGGGCAGCAATTTTGGTTATACtccaatttacaaaaaaaaaaaaaaaaaagttttacgaaATGTATACCCTGTGCCAcaaacttgaaattgaaatagttttaaaaattaacatatggATTTgttataaagaattatttttgcaaaaatcatatatttacgcgaccaaattacaatttttttacagataccaaatagttaaatttaaatggaattgaaaaaaaagaatcatttctTTAATCATCGTTTTTGTCAAATTACAAATTCAATAAATGTTATTGGattgattaataaacaattttatacaaccttttttaaaagtttacttTCTATATAGTCCCACAAAAATTACCCTTAGCTAGTTTAGTACAAGTACAAGATATACTATTTATCggcatatgtataatatattaataattctttaaagcacagttaaattaaattaactataaaaatttgctGATTTCATCCAAAATTCTTTGGCAATTTAAACTGAAAtagaatattttagttttcttgGCCATAGAATCCTGATCCAAGGAGTCATATAAGAGCTTCTGCCCCACAACTGCCTTAATTTCTTCAAAGGTTCTTTGGAGGATTAAATTTATACCTgtgatttctttttattacttattggcTTTGCCTTAAACTTCACCAAGACCGAGTAAGGTCACAACTAAGGtcagcttaaaaaaaatttaatttgatttttcatttgattatcaAGACAATCTGATAAATATACGTCCCCAAAGGTGTCCTTCTTATAAGCAACATTTGATAGCACAACTTTCTTTTTATGCTAACTTCTGTTATAAGCAAATGAAACTATTAAACTCTTAACATGGATCCAGAAATCTAACCAAAAATCATATCTAATATCCAACAAGACTAAATGAGAGATTAATATACAATGTACAGGTAAAGATCCATCCATATCTCTCTCCTTTACCAGTAGTTACTGATACCAATAGCCCATATCAACTTTTCAGAGCTACGTCGTTCAATTCATTGAACCATTCATAAAAAATCCCTAATCATAATCTTGAAATCCCAAaacaaattcatattaaaaaataggcgCCGAGATTTCCCCCTAAGACCCgtttaaacttttcaaaaaaaaactgtcacaatgtacattcaaattttaattctcaCTTATTGCACTGTCTAATTTAAGAAAATGCATTGGCAATGTTTAGTTCCTACATGCAAATATCACACATAGTTTGTGTAAGAGTAGGTTTATAACGGAATACATTTgaacaaaaacatatataagGACGTGAAACTCCTATGCCAAGCTATAAGCCCCATGGCTGACTTTACGGCGCCTATCTGTGCGGAGTCTAGTcatcggtcgttgcgtactttgtactgcgcgttaggctgtctaagtgattgaaaacaaaagacaaaaattcaaaaaacaaaagaaagccCCATGCGCAGTACCAAGTACGCAATGACCGAGACTAGACCTCGTTGAGATAGACGCCTTTTTTCCTGCTACCCTCTCCACTTggtattcatttgaaataaacaaacaaaggACGTTAAACCACATTCATAATATTCTACTTAGCTTTAATAAGGCTTTAATACTATTAAATCTCGAATTGTATGTAATACAATCAAAtactttacaaaaatgttataaaagttgcctacaaaaaaaaaaaaataaataaaaacttcataTTTTAGTTCTACTTTTCAGCTATTTGAAAcaatcagtaaaaaaaaatgaatacaatataatttatatgaatttattttttatagattttcaaaattttgaattttggtaCAACACATTAATTATCTAACATGTTTTTCTATCAACAAGTCCGTTCATAATCTATTAAAACTTAATtcataactaaaaattatttaaacttataattttcCCTCTACATCGTctcgaaattttttctaattctgAGCCCTTCACAAACGAAAAATTGAAGAATCAAATGCTATCTTGATATCATTTAATAGCATTTAAGCAAACCCTTGGAATTATTAACCTTCGCAATATAACTTGTAATAAACGATTTTGAACAGACAGCTTTGGGCTTCTATTCTCGTGATAGTAATATCATGAAACGTTTCATTGCTGAgatgtatttgttttttgaataataaccACATTATTACTCCGAATTTTTACTGTATTGGTggatattcttaaaaataattgctttttttaaatgaaaaatatttaattaaaataggactgatacaaaaaaaaacttcatatatttttttatttcaaaaaataaataatactgtacattttaagttttatttttcattaaaaaattataaatacttatgtttttgtttagttttttaaatgtgagAGATCTCTTGACATCTATGAATGTATGTTAAAAGTTCACTTATAAATGATAGCAACTACATCTAGTAGCTTTTTAATactcaacaataataataaattataaaagtttgttttttagtttacgCACGAACATTACACTCTTTGAATTACACATTCACAACAACTAGGTAACCAAAATCTATCTGACTCTAAAGTTTGTCCATTTTCGGCTAGAGAAACTAAACGTTTCTGCACGTATCGTTGTTCGCAGACTGACCGATATCCTTCAGGTAGACTGCATAGTTGACTACATTGACTTCGAGGGGATCTGAAAATACCAgtaaactaattaataaaacattcaaaGCCTTGTTCTTGAATGCTATGgtcaaaaatttccaaaagtaTTTCAAcccaaaaatattctttattattcCTTTTTAAACTCCGACAAAGATCAAttaagcttttttattttatatatactttaaagGCTCGCTTGTGAAAGCATTTTCATTTCTACATTGTTATAAAACTGAATGCTTCCCAACGCTTCCACCgaaataatgtatattaaaaatctgaGTATTAGGGTCTTGGCGTTTTCTTCGGGTGGACTGcttttagtataatttatttgcGATGAAATAACTTAGTGAAATAGTCAATACCCAAAACCAAAAGTGTGCCCTAGAACCATGAACGAGCATGTTCGACTGCAACTATAATCCAAACACTTTCTAATGAAGTTAGGATGTTCGTTTGCATTCGTAAACAAATGAGTTCAAATtggttttgaatgaaattttaaattatgaaattgaaattgaatatgaaattggttttgaatgaaatttttttttccttagaTTAAATCGTGagtaatagttatttacgatactagtggtacaacagcattattaacgtatgcCTGTGAAATTttcgttaataatgcgttatcacaaaatattgtacaaaattttatctacgcctctaaaatgtgaaaaaaacggttattactatttaaaatttgtcggcttattgagaaaaatataacGTTAAAAAAGTTACCATAGAAATttcttattagttttttttgattattagtttaaagtgtgataatgaattcattacgatACAAGTGCGGTACTGAACTATTTTCccacgcatactgagtgagaaaagtacttcttatctcacgggcgtagataaaaaattatccacttatataaaaataattgattatataaatgaaagtattctcataaatgaaattctttaaaacttttttctggtACCTATCCTTGAAAGGTTGGAAATAACAAAACTATTGTTCTTCCctatgaaaatatgtttatgtaAAAACTGAATACTTACACGCACTCAACTCTTTGAACAAATTGTTCATATTGTGGATTATCATCCAAATTGACAACATATTTCCAATTTCCATTTGTATTCATTGCGGTCTTGGGTTTAACAAATGCCGTATCAACATTACACAACTGTTCTGTTCCACCAAACTGTCTTTTAACACGTGTAGAACTTGTTATTTCTTCTGCGCCCACATTATTTACAGTTGACATAAATTGTCGTTTTTCCCGTTGAAAATCTGTTGAATTTCTtgtataatcaatttttctggGTGCTTTATGTGTTATATATTCTTTAAACGACTCCGTTTTTGGAATGAATTTATATGGTTGTTTCTCTTTAAATGGAGATCTCCGTACACGTTGATGTATTAATCGTGCCCAAAAGTCTCTGGAAATTAATGATGCTAACTGTTGTTGATTGTTGTATGGGATGTATGGTATCGtatttggataataattttgtgGATAATAGTTGTTATTATTCGAATGGACATTATTATTTACTGTTCCTGcttgattataattttgattatgatCTGAATAGTTCGAAACTGCGTGTGGAGATGGTGGTAAGTATGTATTACCTAAGAATCAAACCATACactattaataacaatataaatgataatgccatattatcaaaatcattttgccatgtGAAATCGTTGATTTTAAAAAGAACTTCGATAAAAAGCTTTATATGGATacaaagaaattatattaatttacaacaatactgttcaatAATCATGAAATTAGCCTCGGTTTTGTAGTTTTGATCTTGGCTTTGCAAACTTTTAAcaccaagaccaagaccaatatAGTATCACTTCGATAAGACCACTGCCAAGACCTATCTATATGAATTTAGATCAAGACCAAGACGCAACACTGTAAGACTTTTACCAAACTTGTTGGAAATAATTAATGATCaacctacaaaatttttcaatgtgcatttttattatacctGAGTAAATTCTTCTTTCGTACTTGAAATAAAACCAGAGAAATAAAGGAAATACAATAACTAATCTACTAACTTTTGGTTTAATACAGTTTGGGTGACAGACTTTGATTATCTGTTCTCATCATTTTGAATGATTATTCAAAGTAAGATtccaaaaattctgaaatattacaagaacattcaaaatttaaaacttcaaattgTTGATGCAAGATCAAAAACAAGACTCGATTGATTATAACCAAGACTGAGATAATatttgcaagaccaagaccaagataAAAACTTAACTCTACAAGACTAAGACATATGTTTCGTAAGACCAATACCAAGATCAAGACTAAAACTAATATTGCAAAACCAATACCAAGATTTAATAGTCAAGATCAAGATCAATACTAACATAACTATGGTCTTGAGCTTGATCTTGATCTCCCTCATCACCTTTGTTCAAACGTATGAATGAATGTCTAACAAAAAATAGCTTAATCTTTCAATGATTAACGAGAGATTTAAGCCTGCTTATGATTACCATATTAACTGTCCGGCATTTTTGAGAAGCCAATTTTTTTCGCgtatttgttactaaaaaaataaatggccAAATGTAGTGAAATTTGATAAGCACAatcttaataaacaaaaaattatatttcagtaTAAAGAAAAGTCTCACCagcattttcattaaattttaatttttttactgtcacaaacttatatatgtatgtaataaattataagcgCACAAACTAAATATAATGGGCATCGTTTTGAAATGACTGTTACAAcaacacggtaagaaattttttctgatatCAATATGTAAGTGAACAcaattattctgtaaagttttttataccatacggTATTGTAAATAACGTCATAGTGATAGATCTTAAATTATGGATTCAAATTGTTTGGAAAATTCAACAGAAATAACTATGACACTATAATGAACaatgaaaatcgatatttaatgaaataagaagttatttgaaataattagtaGAAGACTTtactaaagaaaaactttaacaaaGAACATTACTATGCCTAAatgagtaaattattattaaaaaaaatagtttatgtcatatttaaaaacaaaataattttggccTAAAAGTGAGTGTATCAGGTATTCTATTTgaatgtttgttaaaaattctgatttttttctctttaaatttaatacaaaccGGCTTAATTTATTGCATAAAcgtagtaaaatttaaaaaaattaaataaaacattcttatttaatttttaaaaaattggtcaATAATTACCAATTTCATTTGTA
This genomic interval from Chrysoperla carnea chromosome 1, inChrCarn1.1, whole genome shotgun sequence contains the following:
- the LOC123305329 gene encoding protein spaetzle 5-like gives rise to the protein MWQITLMDSKLWIICTILLSFLITTISTSACLFGPYGNCKFVPVPHGKTPECAHRPGQTYCEEVQDYPKYLIKSLLDKWCYDFNTLFLSETPIDFNGNVVRNPHPTTHGHHIQPVYGPPNHVPPNVIGHYPEPIYIPKPAYVTNEIGNTYLPPSPHAVSNYSDHNQNYNQAGTVNNNVHSNNNNYYPQNYYPNTIPYIPYNNQQQLASLISRDFWARLIHQRVRRSPFKEKQPYKFIPKTESFKEYITHKAPRKIDYTRNSTDFQREKRQFMSTVNNVGAEEITSSTRVKRQFGGTEQLCNVDTAFVKPKTAMNTNGNWKYVVNLDDNPQYEQFVQRVECVSPRSQCSQLCSLPEGYRSVCEQRYVQKRLVSLAENGQTLESDRFWLPSCCECVIQRV